The following are from one region of the Vibrio hyugaensis genome:
- the nrfF gene encoding heme lyase NrfEFG subunit NrfF, whose amino-acid sequence MFRFNYLFAYLLAFTLFSSLVKAEDVKQNVDLFEFHSVEVQQRATALAKTLRCPQCQNQNLVESNAPAAKDLRLKVYTMVNEGSSEREVKEYLVARYGNIVLYQPPFNYSTALLWIFPALFLIFFVLYSIRMTKRN is encoded by the coding sequence ATGTTTCGATTTAATTATCTATTCGCCTATTTATTGGCTTTTACGTTATTTTCATCTTTAGTGAAAGCGGAAGATGTTAAGCAGAATGTTGATCTATTTGAGTTTCATTCTGTTGAAGTGCAACAACGGGCAACCGCTCTAGCCAAGACATTACGCTGCCCTCAATGCCAAAATCAAAATCTTGTGGAATCAAATGCCCCAGCGGCAAAAGACTTGCGTTTAAAGGTCTACACGATGGTGAATGAAGGGAGTAGTGAACGAGAAGTTAAAGAATATTTGGTTGCTAGGTATGGGAATATCGTTCTTTATCAGCCGCCGTTTAATTATTCCACAGCATTGTTGTGGATCTTTCCTGCGCTATTTTTGATCTTTTTTGTCTTATATTCGATCCGAATGACAAAACGTAATTAA
- a CDS encoding DsbE family thiol:disulfide interchange protein: MVSKNTLKLLFLVSVVALFAALTATALSDRPNVELSEQRKLVIPSFTSISLLSEKEVNQTVFKSEGYRLLNIWASWCGICKSEHDELLLLAEQGVPIIGLNYRDQKQAAREYLSFKRNPYKEVISDPNGKLAVELGVIGTPETYLIDQNGIVLIKYRGELTKDKWNDIFSEYFDVSI; encoded by the coding sequence ATGGTGTCGAAGAATACGCTTAAGTTGCTATTTCTTGTTAGCGTTGTGGCTTTGTTTGCTGCTCTTACGGCAACCGCTCTGTCTGACAGGCCCAATGTTGAATTGTCTGAGCAGCGCAAGTTGGTGATTCCTAGCTTTACCTCGATATCATTGCTTTCTGAAAAGGAAGTAAACCAAACCGTGTTTAAAAGCGAAGGTTATAGATTGCTGAATATTTGGGCTTCTTGGTGTGGTATATGCAAAAGTGAGCACGATGAATTACTTCTATTAGCAGAGCAGGGTGTACCCATCATTGGTTTGAATTATCGAGATCAAAAACAAGCCGCTCGTGAATATTTGAGCTTTAAACGAAATCCATATAAAGAGGTGATCAGTGATCCAAATGGAAAGCTTGCTGTTGAACTTGGTGTAATAGGTACACCAGAAACTTACTTGATTGATCAAAATGGAATCGTGTTGATCAAATATCGTGGAGAGCTCACGAAAGATAAATGGAATGATATATTTTCGGAGTATTTTGATGTTTCGATTTAA
- a CDS encoding DUF1513 domain-containing protein has product MLPMVTDQTRRTLLKAALFGAAAPVMPFGCASTISREPALIGCSIIGRDKFAAVVADEHGMPITTLPIPERGHGVATNPQGHAVVFGRRPGTFFMVFDYRSEQMIKLQLAKPNRHFYGHGVYSHDGTLLFATEGERGTSRGIIGVYDVQKQYQKIDEVTGFGLGPHEVIMMPDGALAIGVGGVHTNGREPLNLDNMAPSLSYLSQYGELLDQVSLPDHKLSIRHLAHDGAETVLCGQQYRGEPDEYPALISMHTRGGEMQDLQAEPEEWARFNHYVASIAATDEWILATSPPGSCYGIWSKSTGKLVELNALPDASGVVIYGDEFRVSSGAGKVVEQRPLESKKSFSSGIQWDNHWSRII; this is encoded by the coding sequence ATGCTACCGATGGTGACTGATCAAACCCGCCGCACATTATTAAAGGCCGCTCTGTTTGGAGCGGCAGCGCCCGTTATGCCATTTGGTTGTGCTTCGACAATATCGCGAGAGCCTGCGTTGATTGGCTGTTCAATCATAGGCCGAGATAAGTTTGCAGCTGTCGTCGCTGATGAACACGGTATGCCGATCACAACATTGCCGATCCCAGAGCGTGGTCATGGTGTAGCGACAAACCCACAAGGTCATGCCGTGGTTTTTGGCCGTCGACCTGGTACTTTCTTCATGGTGTTTGACTATCGCTCAGAGCAGATGATCAAACTGCAGTTAGCAAAACCGAATCGCCATTTCTATGGTCATGGTGTTTACTCCCATGATGGCACGTTGCTATTTGCCACAGAAGGGGAGAGGGGGACAAGTCGTGGGATCATTGGTGTTTATGATGTGCAAAAGCAATATCAAAAGATCGATGAGGTAACGGGCTTTGGCCTTGGGCCTCATGAAGTGATCATGATGCCGGACGGCGCATTAGCGATTGGGGTCGGTGGAGTACACACCAACGGCCGTGAACCGTTAAACCTCGACAATATGGCACCTAGCTTGAGCTACCTCTCGCAATATGGCGAGTTATTGGATCAGGTTTCTTTACCAGATCATAAGCTAAGTATTCGCCATTTAGCTCATGATGGCGCGGAAACCGTGCTTTGTGGTCAGCAATATCGTGGCGAACCGGACGAGTATCCAGCCTTGATCTCCATGCACACGCGTGGTGGTGAAATGCAAGATCTTCAAGCTGAGCCTGAAGAGTGGGCCCGATTCAATCACTATGTGGCGAGTATTGCTGCGACAGATGAATGGATTTTAGCGACTTCTCCCCCTGGTAGTTGTTATGGAATCTGGTCTAAATCTACCGGCAAGTTGGTTGAGCTCAATGCCTTGCCGGATGCGTCTGGCGTCGTGATTTATGGCGATGAATTTCGAGTGAGTTCGGGTGCAGGAAAAGTGGTTGAGCAACGGCCATTAGAGTCAAAAAAAAGCTTCTCTAGCGGCATCCAATGGGACAACCATTGGTCGCGAATTATCTAG
- a CDS encoding L,D-transpeptidase family protein, with amino-acid sequence MVPFCSFSTVVSLDASAQTEQEGAVAQLSVEKMIHYPEVIDQLYQSTNYRLNWENDNDVDQLVFQMNLVALADVTKEFDDQLRRIEQVREQGDKLDFDLVMTDSLLMYLSYLEQVPEEGINWLFANKEYIKLPAPNVETLSLLSNEITVGKLDQFLTSLRSPLQTEDSFNTAFASLSTYSKFEFPLYQQDQRLARVGDELFDKASLIARMQIVGVEVGHLDTETTLYDENLELAVMEFQRIHGLKQDGVIGPNTIRWINFSPQHRLHSLALNAERSRIWAKERDNVVFVNVPGYEVTYWHDGQALFESKVVVGRASRKTPIMTSTLDSVILNPTWNVPWSIMVKDIIPKVQRNPMYLIENNIQIIRSWTSREIIDPTTINWASVNPRTFPYRMRQSSGTHNALGLYKFNMPNPQAIYLHDTPSKNLFQQDRRAYSSGCVRVENADQLAELLFKTQGLEERLAKKRQSSRRSNNSVPLSERIQVHIIYQTAWLEEGVLYYRDDIYQYDHQG; translated from the coding sequence ATGGTGCCGTTTTGCAGCTTTTCTACTGTAGTTTCCCTCGATGCTTCTGCGCAAACAGAGCAAGAAGGAGCAGTCGCTCAGCTGTCTGTAGAGAAGATGATCCATTACCCTGAGGTGATTGATCAACTTTACCAAAGCACAAATTATCGTCTGAATTGGGAAAACGACAATGACGTCGATCAGTTAGTGTTCCAAATGAATTTGGTGGCGTTGGCTGACGTTACCAAAGAGTTTGACGATCAGCTTCGTCGTATTGAACAAGTTCGAGAACAAGGCGATAAGCTCGATTTCGATCTTGTCATGACGGACTCTCTACTCATGTATCTGAGTTACCTCGAGCAAGTTCCCGAAGAAGGCATCAATTGGCTATTTGCAAACAAAGAGTATATAAAATTACCTGCCCCAAATGTCGAAACACTCTCTTTACTCAGTAATGAAATTACAGTTGGTAAATTGGACCAGTTCTTAACCAGCTTACGTTCTCCTTTGCAAACGGAGGATTCGTTTAATACTGCATTTGCTTCGTTATCGACTTACTCAAAATTCGAATTTCCTTTGTATCAACAAGACCAGCGACTTGCACGAGTTGGGGATGAGCTGTTTGATAAAGCAAGCCTAATCGCAAGAATGCAAATTGTCGGGGTTGAAGTCGGACATTTAGATACAGAGACGACGCTTTACGACGAAAATCTAGAGCTCGCAGTGATGGAGTTCCAGCGTATTCATGGTTTGAAACAAGATGGTGTTATTGGCCCAAATACAATTCGTTGGATTAACTTCTCTCCACAACATCGCCTACATTCATTGGCGTTAAACGCCGAGCGTTCACGCATTTGGGCAAAAGAGCGTGATAACGTCGTGTTTGTTAACGTACCAGGTTATGAAGTGACATATTGGCATGATGGTCAAGCGCTGTTTGAATCGAAAGTGGTGGTGGGACGCGCTTCGCGTAAGACGCCAATCATGACGAGTACATTAGACTCAGTCATTCTTAACCCTACATGGAATGTGCCTTGGAGCATCATGGTGAAGGACATCATTCCTAAGGTGCAGCGCAATCCGATGTATCTGATAGAGAATAATATTCAGATTATTCGTTCTTGGACATCACGTGAGATCATTGACCCTACTACGATTAACTGGGCAAGCGTGAACCCTAGAACATTCCCTTATCGTATGCGCCAATCATCTGGTACACACAATGCTCTAGGTTTGTACAAATTCAACATGCCGAATCCACAAGCGATTTATCTGCACGATACGCCAAGTAAAAACTTATTCCAACAAGACCGACGGGCTTATAGCTCAGGTTGTGTTCGAGTGGAGAACGCTGACCAATTGGCTGAACTGTTGTTCAAAACTCAAGGTTTAGAGGAACGATTGGCGAAAAAGCGTCAAAGTTCACGTCGCTCAAACAACTCAGTGCCCCTAAGTGAGCGCATTCAAGTACACATCATTTATCAAACCGCATGGTTAGAAGAGGGTGTGCTTTACTACCGTGATGACATTTATCAATACGATCATCAAGGGTGA
- a CDS encoding imelysin family protein: MKKTLLVSAITATLSLVGCQSTISSSSAKPESTSHISQSVYEVEFQSAQTFLAQTTELEQRFADYCASESKNDAQVKQQWHQTMLSWMSLQGQERGPATALEQSWNVQFWPDKKNTTGRKMSVLTKSEQEWTSEQIATQSVTVQGLGALEWLIYDNASTLSTNNNTCATGVAIAENLHEKAQIIADSWAENPWKSLEMAEWESEYISLLSNQLEYSMKKLSRPLAKIGKPRPYFSESWRSETSLSNLKANLQGMEALYFANGNGLDALLREQGHVDLADRVVHQFEMALETWPEDKSLFAALQTKEGYRMVLAQYNKLEQLKYLIHEEVAIELGVVIGFNATDGD; encoded by the coding sequence ATGAAAAAAACACTGTTAGTGAGTGCGATTACCGCAACGTTAAGTTTGGTTGGTTGCCAATCGACCATTAGTTCGAGCTCTGCAAAGCCTGAGAGTACAAGTCATATTTCTCAAAGCGTGTACGAGGTCGAGTTTCAATCAGCTCAGACGTTTTTAGCGCAAACCACAGAACTTGAACAACGCTTCGCAGATTATTGCGCATCAGAGTCGAAAAATGATGCTCAAGTAAAGCAGCAATGGCACCAAACCATGTTGTCTTGGATGTCACTTCAAGGCCAAGAGCGCGGTCCTGCTACGGCATTAGAGCAAAGTTGGAATGTTCAGTTTTGGCCAGATAAAAAGAACACCACTGGACGTAAAATGTCGGTACTGACGAAATCTGAACAAGAATGGACATCAGAGCAGATTGCGACACAAAGCGTTACTGTGCAAGGACTGGGGGCGTTGGAATGGTTGATTTACGACAATGCATCGACACTTTCTACCAATAACAACACTTGTGCAACTGGCGTTGCGATTGCTGAAAACTTGCATGAGAAAGCACAGATCATCGCAGATTCTTGGGCAGAAAATCCATGGAAGTCATTAGAGATGGCGGAATGGGAGTCAGAGTACATTTCTCTTCTGTCGAATCAGCTTGAATACAGCATGAAGAAGCTCAGTCGACCACTAGCGAAGATTGGTAAGCCTCGCCCGTATTTTTCAGAATCGTGGCGTTCAGAGACCTCGCTTTCAAACTTAAAAGCCAACCTTCAAGGGATGGAAGCGTTGTACTTTGCTAACGGAAATGGTCTAGATGCGCTACTGAGAGAGCAAGGCCATGTAGATCTCGCAGACCGTGTCGTTCATCAGTTTGAAATGGCGTTAGAAACTTGGCCAGAAGATAAAAGCTTATTTGCTGCACTACAAACAAAAGAAGGCTATCGCATGGTGCTCGCTCAATACAATAAGCTAGAGCAATTGAAGTACTTGATCCACGAAGAAGTGGCGATAGAACTTGGTGTCGTAATAGGATTCAATGCTACCGATGGTGACTGA
- a CDS encoding di-heme oxidoredictase family protein — MKPYLISALAAILSSSAMAYDVKSGGKTSVKKDGANAYSLPAANLPMSKRLDFSVGNSFFRNPWVQAPASTDARDGLGPLFNTNGCQNCHIKDGRGHPPEKDDLHAVSMLVRLSIPAMTPEQKKAFIKDGGIPEPTYGGQLQDFALQDQKPEGKIDITYTDVPVQFKDGTTVVLRKPNLKITELGYGDMHPDTEFSARVAPPMIGLGLLESIPDETLLTWADEQDANKDGISGKVNKVWDIEKGDFSIGRFGWKAGQPTLMQQNAAAFNGDVGLTSHLFPNENCTSKQSICDDMPNGGKPEVSENILDFVEFYSQHLAVPIRRNVKDPKVQLGQQIFASSGCESCHKTSVKTAKRPELPALSEQLIHPYSDMLLHDMGEGLADNRPEYLANGREWRTAPLWGIGYTEEVNGHTYFLHDGRARNLMEAVLWHGGEAETAKQNVLALNKKERDALIAFLNSL, encoded by the coding sequence ATGAAGCCATACCTAATTTCTGCGCTAGCCGCGATCCTTTCTTCTTCTGCCATGGCTTACGATGTTAAGTCTGGTGGCAAAACCAGTGTTAAAAAAGATGGAGCGAATGCGTATTCTCTCCCTGCTGCAAACCTTCCAATGAGCAAGCGTCTCGACTTTAGTGTCGGCAACAGCTTCTTTCGTAACCCTTGGGTGCAGGCGCCTGCATCAACTGATGCTCGCGATGGTTTGGGACCGTTGTTTAATACCAATGGTTGCCAAAACTGCCACATCAAGGATGGCAGAGGTCATCCACCGGAAAAAGACGATCTTCATGCCGTTTCTATGCTTGTTCGCCTTAGTATTCCTGCGATGACGCCGGAACAAAAGAAAGCTTTTATTAAGGATGGCGGAATCCCTGAACCAACATACGGCGGCCAGTTACAAGATTTTGCACTCCAAGACCAAAAACCAGAAGGAAAAATCGACATTACCTATACCGATGTTCCGGTGCAGTTTAAAGATGGAACGACAGTCGTTTTGAGAAAACCAAACCTGAAAATTACCGAATTAGGCTATGGTGACATGCACCCAGATACGGAATTTTCCGCGCGTGTTGCGCCGCCAATGATCGGTCTTGGTTTGTTGGAGAGTATTCCTGACGAAACGCTACTTACTTGGGCTGATGAGCAAGATGCCAACAAAGATGGTATCTCAGGCAAAGTAAATAAAGTGTGGGACATTGAGAAGGGTGACTTCTCAATTGGTCGTTTTGGTTGGAAAGCAGGACAACCGACGTTGATGCAGCAAAATGCGGCGGCATTCAATGGCGATGTGGGTTTGACAAGCCATTTATTCCCGAACGAAAACTGCACCTCGAAGCAAAGCATTTGTGACGACATGCCAAATGGCGGCAAACCAGAAGTGAGTGAAAATATTCTCGACTTCGTTGAGTTTTACAGCCAGCACTTGGCGGTGCCGATTCGTCGCAATGTCAAGGATCCGAAAGTGCAACTAGGACAGCAGATCTTTGCATCATCGGGCTGTGAAAGCTGCCATAAGACCAGTGTAAAAACGGCGAAACGACCTGAATTGCCAGCGCTTTCTGAGCAGCTTATCCACCCATACTCAGACATGCTTCTGCATGACATGGGTGAAGGCTTAGCCGATAACCGACCGGAATACTTAGCAAACGGCCGTGAGTGGCGAACTGCGCCGTTATGGGGCATTGGTTATACCGAAGAAGTAAACGGTCACACGTACTTCTTACATGATGGCCGTGCTCGTAACCTAATGGAAGCGGTGTTGTGGCATGGCGGTGAAGCTGAAACAGCGAAACAAAACGTCTTAGCACTGAACAAAAAAGAACGAGATGCATTGATTGCGTTTCTGAATTCTCTATAA
- a CDS encoding imelysin family protein — protein MNAKKVLVQSIAASLLIASGSTVAASVTQQQVVEHYADVAHAVFADSVTTAKALDVKIDEFLKSPSAAKLEEVKQAWLDSRVPYQQSEVFRFGNAVVDDWEGQLNAWPLDEGLIDYVATDYQYELGNEGASANIIANTSLQIGASKLDVSKITPELIADLNEVGGSEANVASGYHAIEFLLWGQDLNGTNAGAGQRAYTDFVVGSECTNGHCDRRGEYLKAAADLLVQDLEWMEKQWSAEVKGNYREELLAGSAENGLRKMLFGMGSLSLGELAGERMKVALEANSTEDEHDCFSDNTHNSHYYNEQGIYNVYTGTYKGVNGKELSGPSIADLVAQKDQKAAKEIQKQFDMTRSQVGELVTSAEKNNQHFDQLIAAGNAQGNALVNDTIMSLVAQTGAIERAANIVGIDSLSPDTADHEF, from the coding sequence ATGAATGCAAAAAAAGTGTTAGTCCAATCTATTGCTGCATCACTTCTCATTGCTAGTGGTTCTACGGTTGCTGCTTCAGTAACTCAACAACAAGTTGTCGAACATTACGCGGACGTTGCTCACGCTGTATTTGCTGATTCAGTGACAACAGCTAAAGCACTCGACGTAAAAATCGACGAATTCCTAAAATCCCCATCTGCTGCAAAGCTTGAAGAAGTAAAACAAGCTTGGCTTGACTCTCGTGTACCTTACCAACAGTCTGAAGTTTTCCGTTTTGGTAACGCGGTAGTTGATGATTGGGAAGGCCAGCTAAATGCATGGCCACTGGATGAAGGGCTGATCGATTACGTTGCGACAGATTACCAATACGAATTAGGCAACGAAGGCGCCTCTGCTAACATTATTGCCAATACAAGCCTACAGATTGGCGCGTCTAAACTCGATGTATCAAAAATTACACCAGAATTAATTGCGGACTTGAACGAAGTTGGCGGCTCGGAAGCAAACGTGGCTTCTGGTTACCACGCGATTGAGTTCTTATTATGGGGCCAAGACTTAAACGGCACTAACGCAGGTGCTGGTCAACGTGCTTACACAGATTTTGTTGTGGGATCTGAATGTACTAACGGTCACTGTGACCGTCGCGGCGAGTATCTAAAAGCCGCTGCTGATCTGCTGGTTCAAGACCTTGAGTGGATGGAAAAACAGTGGTCTGCAGAAGTGAAAGGCAACTACCGCGAAGAGCTACTTGCTGGCTCGGCTGAAAATGGTCTACGCAAAATGCTATTCGGCATGGGTTCTCTTTCTCTAGGTGAGCTGGCGGGTGAGCGTATGAAGGTGGCACTAGAAGCGAACTCGACAGAAGACGAGCACGATTGTTTCTCAGATAACACGCATAACTCTCACTACTACAATGAGCAAGGTATCTACAACGTTTACACTGGTACCTACAAAGGTGTAAACGGTAAAGAATTGTCTGGTCCAAGTATCGCTGATCTTGTCGCTCAAAAAGATCAAAAAGCAGCGAAAGAGATCCAAAAGCAGTTTGACATGACTCGTAGCCAAGTTGGTGAATTAGTAACGTCTGCTGAGAAGAACAACCAGCACTTCGATCAATTGATTGCAGCGGGCAACGCACAAGGCAACGCGCTAGTAAACGACACCATCATGTCGTTGGTAGCCCAGACCGGTGCGATTGAGCGAGCGGCAAACATTGTCGGCATCGACAGCCTAAGCCCTGATACTGCTGACCACGAGTTTTAA
- a CDS encoding GTP cyclohydrolase II — protein MNAITKMHQAINRVSVDMAEVRARVDFKVGANSNIDAEILSFHGLKTDKEHVAIIFKQADQTQDMPLVRMHSECLTGDVFHSSRCDCGEQLEETINRMGESGGIILYLRQEGRGIGLYNKIDAYRLQSQGMNTYEANNHLGFDDDLRDFTEAAQMLEALGVNKIQLVTNNPKKIRELSEYGIEIAEVVNTSAHIKDGNENYLKAKVSHGKHHLKV, from the coding sequence ATGAATGCGATAACGAAAATGCATCAAGCAATAAATCGAGTGAGTGTAGATATGGCGGAAGTACGTGCCAGAGTAGATTTTAAAGTCGGGGCTAACAGCAACATAGATGCCGAAATCCTGTCTTTCCATGGCCTAAAGACAGATAAAGAGCATGTAGCAATTATCTTTAAACAAGCGGATCAAACGCAGGATATGCCTTTAGTGCGTATGCACTCTGAGTGTCTGACTGGCGATGTGTTCCACTCTTCACGCTGTGACTGCGGTGAGCAACTAGAAGAGACCATCAATCGAATGGGCGAATCAGGTGGCATTATCCTATACCTTCGTCAAGAAGGCCGCGGTATCGGTCTTTATAACAAGATTGATGCATACCGTCTGCAAAGTCAGGGTATGAATACCTACGAAGCAAATAATCATTTGGGCTTCGATGATGACTTACGTGACTTCACAGAAGCAGCACAAATGCTTGAAGCACTAGGTGTGAATAAGATTCAGCTTGTTACCAACAACCCTAAGAAGATACGCGAGTTGTCAGAGTACGGAATTGAAATCGCAGAGGTTGTCAATACGTCTGCGCACATCAAAGATGGCAACGAAAATTATCTGAAGGCGAAAGTTTCCCATGGTAAACATCACCTAAAGGTTTAA
- a CDS encoding DUF882 domain-containing protein gives MVGRNFSRRDFLKMSAGGVVVAATMPTMSWASLPDDPRVLAMNNLNTGELLESCYFDGKGYVDEELKRLDQFCRDHRRNEVHPMDRRLFDQISQIQKLIGTEAEVIVISGYRSPVTNASLRNGSSGVAKKSMHMEGKAIDFRLDGVKLSTVRDAALSLKAGGVGYYPRSNFVHIDTGSVRSW, from the coding sequence ATGGTAGGTCGTAATTTTTCTCGTCGTGATTTTCTTAAAATGAGCGCTGGCGGTGTGGTTGTCGCAGCCACAATGCCAACCATGTCTTGGGCATCATTGCCTGATGACCCACGCGTGCTCGCGATGAACAACCTAAACACGGGTGAGTTATTAGAGTCTTGCTACTTTGATGGTAAAGGTTACGTCGATGAAGAGTTAAAACGCTTGGATCAATTCTGCCGAGATCATCGTCGCAACGAAGTGCATCCAATGGATCGACGTTTGTTCGATCAAATTAGCCAAATCCAAAAACTGATTGGAACCGAAGCGGAAGTGATCGTCATTTCTGGTTATCGTTCTCCCGTAACGAATGCATCTCTGCGAAATGGCTCTTCAGGCGTGGCGAAAAAGAGCATGCACATGGAAGGTAAAGCAATAGACTTCCGTTTAGATGGCGTTAAGCTCTCTACTGTTCGTGACGCTGCGCTCAGCTTAAAAGCGGGCGGGGTAGGTTACTATCCACGCAGTAATTTTGTCCATATCGATACTGGATCCGTACGCTCTTGGTAA